One stretch of Clavelina lepadiformis chromosome 6, kaClaLepa1.1, whole genome shotgun sequence DNA includes these proteins:
- the LOC143463479 gene encoding microfibril-associated glycoprotein 4-like, whose product MKSTLQFAVISFLFFTATQGTRQITLTCGDDDNLGEPGLPGAPGKKGPVGTPGDRGGKGDMGDKGEPGASDTWMQEFRKLQMRITDLEDQLTSKIDQRIINLTRASIDCQDLFERGMATSGVKSVAINGKTREVYCDMETENGGWLVFHRRFDGSENFYRNWEDYQRGFGKVDSEYWLGLNDLHQLTKNDNYRLRVDIEDFENNRAFAEYSSFVVGSEDSNYRLTATGYSGNAGDALQNHNGLPFSTKDRDLDRHRGNCATSYEGAWWYNACHWVNLNGLYLTGGQITAKGMVWRPWKNSHYSLKKAEMKIKPN is encoded by the exons ATGAAGTCTACTTTGCAGTTTGCAGTAATTagtttcttattttttactgCGACACAAGGCACACGCCAAATCACTCTAACGTGTGGAGACGATGACAACTTGGGTGAACCGGGATTACCCGGAGCCCCTGGTAAAAAAGGCCCCGTCGGAACCCCTGGTGATCGTGGGGGAAAAGGCGATATGGGGGATAAAGGGGAACCCGGGGCCAGCGACACGTGGATGCAGGAATTTCGAAAGTTGCAGATGAGAATCACTGACCTGGAAGATCAACTAACAAGCAAAATTG ATCAGCGAATAATTAATCTAACCAGAGCATCAATCGATTGCCAGGACTTGTTTGAAAGAGGAATGGCAACAAGTGGAGTGAAGAGCGTTGCCATTAATGGCAAGACCAGGGAAGTTTATTGCGACATGGAGACGGAGAACGGCGGATGGCTG GTTTTTCATCGACGATTTGATGGAAGTGAAAACTTTTACAGAAACTGGGAAGATTATCAACGCGGATTTGGAAAAGTTGACTCAGAATATTGGCTTG GTTTAAATGACCTTCATCAGCTTACAAAGAATGACAATTATCGTCTTCGGGTGGATattgaagattttgaaaacaacCGAGCATTTGCCGAATACAG TTCATTTGTAGTCGGGTCAGAGGATTCCAATTATCGTCTAACTGCGACAGGCTACTCTGGAAATGCAG GGGATGCTTTGCAAAATCACAACGGACTTCCGTTTAGTACCAAAGATAGAGATTTAGATCGACACAGAGGAAATTGTGCTACGAGTTACGAAGGAGCTTGGTGGTACAATGCTTGCCATTGGGTAAACTTGAATGGGCTTTACTTGACTGGTGGACAGATAACAGCAAAGGGAATGGTTTGGCGTCCATGGAAAAACAGCCACTATTCCTTGAAGAAAGCCGAAATGAAGATTAAACCAAACTGA